The following proteins are encoded in a genomic region of Sparus aurata chromosome 23, fSpaAur1.1, whole genome shotgun sequence:
- the LOC115576084 gene encoding transcription factor jun-D-like — translation MEEKLIIAVCGHPVLYDTTAVFYRNRYKKEEAWVKVAEEVGLSEQSEVTAPAAPAAGPAAGPAAAAAGPAAGPAAGPAAAASTSGAQTGKRKRGRGSDEAGRREEMIEDLLIQSLQRPPAPLPPPPPPPAWIEEERFLSSLAPSLHRLPPQQKEFVKFQIHKLIYENSFVSLNLDLLE, via the exons atggaggagaagctaatcATAGCTGTCtgtgggcacccggtgctgtATGACACCACTGCGGTGTTTTACCGCAATAGGTAcaaaaaagaggaggcgtgGGTGAAAGTCGCCGAGGAGGTGGGACTCTCCG AGCAATCTGAGGTCACAGCTCCTGCTGCCCctgctgctggtcctgctgccggtcctgctgctgctgctgccggtcCTGCTGCCGGTCCTGCTGccggtcctgctgctgctgcttcgacCAGTG GTGCACAGACAGGGAAGAGAAAGCGAGGGAGGGGCAGTGATGAGgctggaaggagggaggaaatgaTAGAGGACCTCCTCATACAGAGCCTCCAGAGGCCACCTGCCCCCctgccacctccaccacctccacctgcgtggatagaggaggagagattTTTATCCAGCCTGGCTCCTTCCCTCCACAGGCTGCCACCCCAGCAAAAGGAATTTGTAAAATTCCAAATACATAAATTGATCTATGAGAACTCTTTTGTTTCTCTAAATTTGGACCTATTGGAGTAG